Proteins encoded together in one Vigna angularis cultivar LongXiaoDou No.4 chromosome 5, ASM1680809v1, whole genome shotgun sequence window:
- the LOC108340119 gene encoding RING-H2 finger protein ATL52-like — MDQNITVPRIHAFSSPPSPPLFSCIIALSIATLIFMFFYVLSPIVSAAILLALCITTLLLSRFTHNRQFTQTFSFHAHTPPKNQRLVKIFNNLFWVVEEKRSGQTQQVKKLLGSIVCFGNQPFVSGSECAICLEEFKNGEECVEFSVCGHIFHCDCIKQWLEEKPTCPNCRHCVASSATMLKTTSMEFLENLV, encoded by the exons ATGGACCAGAACATCACAGTTCCAAGAATTCATGCATTCTCATCACCACCTTCCCCTCCCTTGTTTTCCTGCATCATTGCCCTTTCCATCGCAACACTGATTTTCATGTTCTTCTACGTTCTCTCACCCATTGTTTCAGCAGCCATTCTTCTAGCCCTTTGCATCACCACCCTCCTCCTTTCCAGGTTCACGCACAATCGTCAATTCACCCAAACATTCTCCTTTCACGCACACACTCCACCCAAAAACCAGAGGCTggtcaaaattttcaataacCTTTTCTGGGTcgttgaagagaaaagaagtgGCCAAACGCAACAAGTCAAGAAGCTGCTTGGATCTATCGTATGCTTCGGAAACCAACCATTTGTGTCAG GGAGTGAATGTGCAATTTGCTTGGAAGAGTTCAAGAACGGAGAAGAGTGTGTTGAGTTTTCAGTTTGTGGGCACATCTTTCATTGTGATTGTATCAAACAGTGGTTAGAGGAAAAACCCACTTGTCCAAATTGTCGTCACTGTGTGGCATCATCGGCCACCATGTTGAAAACAACAAGCATGGAGTTCTTGGAgaatttagtttag